In Triticum aestivum cultivar Chinese Spring chromosome 5B, IWGSC CS RefSeq v2.1, whole genome shotgun sequence, the following proteins share a genomic window:
- the LOC123111122 gene encoding cytochrome b-c1 complex subunit 6-1, mitochondrial, whose translation MADNEPIDPKNYLEERCKPQCVKSLYDYERCVKRVENDETGQKHCTGQFFDYWSCVDKCVAPKLFEKLK comes from the exons AT GGCGGACAATGAACCTATTGACCCAAAGAATTACCTTGAGGAACGCTGCAAGCCGCAGTGTGTAAAATCACTGTATGACTATGAG AGATGTGTGAAGAGAGTCGAGAACGATGAAACTGGGCAGAAGCACTGCACCGGGCAATTCTTTGACTACTGGTCATGCGTTGACAAATGT GTAGCACCAAAGCTCTTTGAGAAGCTCAAATGA